In Rhododendron vialii isolate Sample 1 chromosome 9a, ASM3025357v1, the following are encoded in one genomic region:
- the LOC131300943 gene encoding high mobility group B protein 7 isoform X2: MANQPRTRRRVHAIRRASDGSAFQKCNLCGVSVAVALADMHDCESKKNAKRFKGECMNRNNVKQRFQDQPRSPFRLFMESFLKSCKARHRIEVDRKGFETWRNMSKKERLPYVLRAEKVNSVYTKGLLQEVEDMAQMMRQIQLRLGSMISIMKMTLKTLMGTKASGR; encoded by the exons ATGGCGAATCAGCCCCGAACCCGCAGGAGGGTCCACGCAATTCGCCGGGCCTCCGACGGAAGCGCCTTCCAGAAGTG TAATTTATGTGGGGTTTCGGTGGCGGTTGCTCTGGCTGATATGCACGACTGTGAATCCAAGAAGAATGCGAAGAGATTCAAAGGCGAATGTATGAATCGAAACAACGTAAAGCAGAGGTTTCAAGACCAACCCAGATCGCCTTTTCGCCTTTTTAT GGAAAGCTTTTTGAAGTCTTGTAAGGCTAGACATCGGATTGAAGTTGATCGTAAGGGGTTTGAGACCTGGAGGAACATGTCAAAGAAG GAGAGGCTGCCTTATGTTCTTCGAGCTGAAAAAGTGAACTCAGTTTACACCAAAGGTTTACTTCAAGAGGTTGAAGACATGGC GCAGATGATGAGGCAGATTCAGCTGAGGTTGGGAAGTATGATAAG TATTATGAAGATGACTCTGAAAACTCTGATGGGTACGAAAGCTTCTGGTCGGTAA
- the LOC131300943 gene encoding high mobility group B protein 3 isoform X1: MANQPRTRRRVHAIRRASDGSAFQKCNLCGVSVAVALADMHDCESKKNAKRFKGECMNRNNVKQRFQDQPRSPFRLFMESFLKSCKARHRIEVDRKGFETWRNMSKKERLPYVLRAEKVNSVYTKGLLQEVEDMAWADDEADSAEVGKYDKYYEDDSENSDGYESFWSVSSETDVLYCDPFPFMKFKSRARASNWEW, encoded by the exons ATGGCGAATCAGCCCCGAACCCGCAGGAGGGTCCACGCAATTCGCCGGGCCTCCGACGGAAGCGCCTTCCAGAAGTG TAATTTATGTGGGGTTTCGGTGGCGGTTGCTCTGGCTGATATGCACGACTGTGAATCCAAGAAGAATGCGAAGAGATTCAAAGGCGAATGTATGAATCGAAACAACGTAAAGCAGAGGTTTCAAGACCAACCCAGATCGCCTTTTCGCCTTTTTAT GGAAAGCTTTTTGAAGTCTTGTAAGGCTAGACATCGGATTGAAGTTGATCGTAAGGGGTTTGAGACCTGGAGGAACATGTCAAAGAAG GAGAGGCTGCCTTATGTTCTTCGAGCTGAAAAAGTGAACTCAGTTTACACCAAAGGTTTACTTCAAGAGGTTGAAGACATGGCGTGG GCAGATGATGAGGCAGATTCAGCTGAGGTTGGGAAGTATGATAAG TATTATGAAGATGACTCTGAAAACTCTGATGGGTACGAAAGCTTCTGGTCGGTAAGCAGTGAGACCGACGTCTTGTATTGCGACCCCTTCCCCTTCATGAAGTTTAAATCACGTGCCCGTGCATCCAACTGGGAGTGGTGA